Within the Flavobacterium sp. 9R genome, the region TAATCAAATCGGGTTGCAGGGCTTTTAACTGATCAAAAAACAGAGGATATTTATTGTAATCAGAATATTTAGCGCCATTTACACCAATATTATGATAAATAATTCCTGCGTTGTTACTTTCTAAAACCACTCCATTCAAGGCATACAAGGGAGCTTCTTCATTTGGCAAAAGAACAAAACGATCTAATGGTTTTTCTGACTCAAAAAAATGATAATTCATATCTTCTTCAAAAGATTCAGAATGATACTTTGTCTTTACTACCGATTTCTCACTGGTTTGGTTGGTAGGAATTTTTAATGTCTTACCCGCCGTAATTTTAGTACTTGTGAGTTTGTTTTCTTTTTTAAGTTTTGCCGTACTTACGTTGTAATGATCCGCAATGGTCGAAAGCGTTTCGCCTTTCTTAATGGTATGAACAACCTTTTTTGGAACAGTTTTTATAGTAACCATTTTTTCAACCTCACCCGCTCTTTCAAAAAGCGATTCGTTGTTAGGAGTGATTATTTTTAAAGTATTAAAAAAATAGTCTTTGTTTTTTACCTGTAACGTAAGACGCAAACTTTTTGATTTACTAGTCAATGAAATACCGCTTATACCGACTGGACTTCCATTCAAAGGCAAGATATTACGGTGATTCGTCCATTTTACATTTGATGAAAAACGGACATCTGGAGAGCCATTCGTATGCGCTAGTGTATATGGAAACACCAAACCACGACCAGCATTCCCAAAATTCTTTTGCAAATTGTTTCTACAAACTGCCGTCATTACATCCCCTTGAATATGGGAATCCCCAATGTGGACAATATTCAATTTCCCCTTTTGGGTACTTTGCAACACTTTTAATTTGGTAAAAAATGTTGTAAGTCGCTCCGTATTCTGAATTCCTCTTGGATAAAACTCAGGATCAATGATTTCGTTAACAGATGATATAGACATAAGCACAGGTAAATACGCGTTTTGAGAAAACATTTTAAAGACTACAAAGCAAAAGAAAAAAAGGAATTTAGTTCTCATCGGTTTCTTCTGTTTTAGGAACAACGGGTTGCGCTATCACGCTATCCTTAGGAGCTACCGGTTTTACAGTTTTTATTGTTCTACGCAATCTTTTGTATTCCTGATAGCCATTCATAATTTGGTCATAAATCATTCCTGCTACTTTTTTAGAACCTCGTATATTGAAATGCGTATAATCTTTATTGGCCATAGCGGGTTCTTGCTCAACCCATTTTACCATTGAGCCATCTCCACCCATAAGCGTGTACAAATTCACAAATCCGGATTGGGTTTTGAGGGCATAGTTGCGTTGAGCATTAGTCAAAGGTACTACAGCCGAATCGGTTTTCATTTCGGTTTTGTATTTCGAAGCTTTATCAGCAGTCGAAACAATCAAAATCGAAGCTCCCGGAAAACCTTCTCGTAAACGGTTTACGGTTTTGGTCATACTTCTAGCGTACCAATTGTAATCTTTTGTACCATAATTCAACACGTTCGTACCGTAATGCAAAACGATTAAATTATAGTTCAATTTCTTTTGAAAAGCTTGCATCAAAGCAGGATCAAACTTTGAAATAGGAATTCCAGAATTACCTCGTTGTGAAAAATTATCCACGTGAACCCCTTTTCCGTCATCAAAATTAAACCCATATATCGGAACAGATTGAGCGTTTTTGAAATTCACCTTTAACGCTTTCATATTACCGTTTTTCAAAACGATTGTATTTAGCAGATTATTGGCGGTCAAACTTTTGTTGATGGTGTCCTTTTCGAGTTGGTAACTTATATATCCAGAAGTATTTGCGGAACTTCCGTAAAACAAAGTGGGATTATCTAACGAGGCAGTATTTCTAGCTCTACCAGCGCCAAATTTCACCCAAATATCTTTATTGGTATCGTTGGCAAAAAACACGTGACCATTTACTCCAAAAGGACGAATTGGATTTTTGACATTCAGATAGGATTGCATTTTCCAATTTTCAGAAAACTGGTGCAAAACAGAACCTCTAGAAGCCGCAGACTCTGAAGTAATCGAAACAAAACCAACGCCTTTTCCACCAAAATTATTTTGAAATGCTGCACGAACATCTTGCACAATCATATCGCCATCGGTCATAGAATCACCAAAATAAGCGATACGAACTTTACCATTTTGACTGGTTTCTAATTGATACAATCGCTCATAAAAAGGAATCAAATACTGATACCCTTTGTAACTATCCATTGATTCTTCAGGAAAAGTTACGCCAAAGGACTCCTCAAAAACAATTTTTTGATCGGACATCGTATCATTGGGCGTAATCGCTACACTGTCGGGCTCCGATTCAAATGCATCAATCAACATACTGTCAATCAATACATTTTTAGAAGGACCTTTGGCTGCTGCAAATATTTTTTTTGGCAATACTTCTTTTAATCCTAAGAAAAAGCAAGCTGCCATCAGGATAATCAGAAAAGAGCGAAAAAAATACGATTTAGGTGTATTCACAAGAATGTCTTTTGATTTTAAACATTTAAAATTACATACGTTCAGGAACATTAATTCCCAACAAACTAAAAGCTGCAGCAATCGTATCGGCTACTTTTTTAGACAATTGTACTCTAAAAATTTTCTTCTGTTGGTCTTCCTCTCCTAAAATAGAAACCGCTTGGTAAAACGAATTATACTCTCTAACCAACTCATAAGTGTAATTGGCAATCAAAGCAGGGCTATGATATTGAGCTCCATTCTGAATCACTTCTGGGAACAATTCTAATTGTTTGATGAGTTCTTTTTCTTTGTCATTCAATTCGTTTAGAGCACTTGGCGCAGAAAAATCGAAAGCAGCTTTACGAATAATCGACTGGATTCTGGCATAGGTATACTGAATGAAAGGTCCTGTATTTCCAGCAAAATCAACCGATTCTTCGGGATTAAACAAGATGCGTTTTTTAGGATCAACTTTTAGAATGTAATATTTCAAAGCTCCTAATCCAATGGTGCTATATAAAGCAGCCTTTTCTTCGGCTGAATATTCATCTAATTTCCCTAAATCTTCTGCAATTTTTTGAGCCGTATTGGTCATTTCTTGCATCAAGTCATCGGCATCTACTACAGTTCCCTCACGACTTTTCATTTTTCCTGAAGGCAAATCTACCATTCCGTACGAAAGGTGGTACAAGCTAGAAGCCCAATCAAAACCTAGTTTTTTCAATATCAAAAACAATACTTTGAAGTGGTAATCTTGCTCATTTCCTACTGTGTACACCATTCCTCCTACATCAGACATATCTTTTACACGCTGAATGGCTGTTCCAATGTCTTGCGTCATATAAACCGCTGTCCCGTCTGAACGTAAAACAATCTTACGATCCAAACCTTCATCAGTCAAGTCAATCCAAACGGAACCATCAGGATCTCTTTCGAAAATACCTTTATCTAATCCTACTTGCACAACATCTTTTCCTAGCAAATAGGTATTGCTTTCGTAATAATAACTATCAAAATCAACGCCCAAATTCTTGTAGGTAGTCGCAAAACCATCATACACCCATTGGTTCATTGTGCTCCAAAGCGCTTTCACGGCAGCATCACCAGCTTCCCATTTCAATAGCATTTCTTGGGCTTCTAAAAGAATAGGCGCTTGTTTTTTCGCTTCTTCTTCCGTTTTACCTTCAGACATTAATTGGTTGATTTCTTCTTTGTATGCCTTATCAAAAGCTACGTAATAATTACCCACCAACTTATCTCCTTTCAAGCCTGTGCTTTCTGGAGTGGCTCCGTTTCCGAATTTTTGCCAAGCCAACATCGACTTACAAATATGAATTCCTCTATCGTTGATGATTTGTGTTTTGTATACTTTTTTTCCAGAAGCTTTGATGATTTCCGCCACTGAATACCCCAAAAGATTGTTTCTAACGTGTCCTAAATGCAAAGGTTTGTTGGTATTGGGAGAAGAATATTCTACCATTACCGCTTTCGCATCTGGACTTGGCGTTACAAAACCATAACAGTTGTCGTCTTTGATTCCGTTGAAAAAATTCAAATAGTAGGCATCGGCAATGACAATATTCAAAAAACCAGATACTACGTTAAAACGAGCCACTTCGGCTACATTTTCTACCAAATAAGTTCCTATTTTGTTTCCTAATTCTACCGGATTGCTTTTGATTACTTTCAATAAGGGAAAAATAACTAAGGTAATATCTCCTTCGAATTCTTTTCGAGTCGCTTGAAATTCAACTTTATCAAGAGTTACGTCAAACAAGGTTTGAACGGCTTTGTGAATCGACGGAGTAAGAATCTGTTGTAATGACATGTATAGTGTATTTTAAAAGTGCGCAAAGATACTGCTTATTTAGCAATTAGAAAACCGCTTGCCCAACGAATTTGTTTGATTTTTCCTAAAGATGCTCAAAAAAATCAGAGTGTTTTCTGTTTTTTTTGAAAGGGTTCCAAAAAAAGATTGCACCCTATCCTTTTCTAGCGATAAGTTCCTGACTAAAAATCGATTAAAACCAAACATTGTTTAACCAAAATGAGTCTCAAAAGCCCATAAAAAAGGAATAATCGTCTTTCAAAGTAAACATTTCTTAATTTTCTTTGTAACATATCGCAAGCTTTTCAGTCTAAATAAAACATCAATCAAAATCAATCAATCATGAAAATCAAACTAATTACCTTTCTACTACTATGCGTAGTCGGAATAGGAACGGCACAAAATTCTGGGAAAATCACTGGAAAAATCACCGAAAAAACTTCAAACGCTCCGATATCTTATGCTATCGTTTCAATCAAAGATAACGGAAAAGTTATCTCGGGCGCAAACA harbors:
- a CDS encoding GDSL-type esterase/lipase family protein, translating into MSISSVNEIIDPEFYPRGIQNTERLTTFFTKLKVLQSTQKGKLNIVHIGDSHIQGDVMTAVCRNNLQKNFGNAGRGLVFPYTLAHTNGSPDVRFSSNVKWTNHRNILPLNGSPVGISGISLTSKSKSLRLTLQVKNKDYFFNTLKIITPNNESLFERAGEVEKMVTIKTVPKKVVHTIKKGETLSTIADHYNVSTAKLKKENKLTSTKITAGKTLKIPTNQTSEKSVVKTKYHSESFEEDMNYHFFESEKPLDRFVLLPNEEAPLYALNGVVLESNNAGIIYHNIGVNGAKYSDYNKYPLFFDQLKALQPDLIIVSLGTNESYGKITPLDYLRQVQEFLLKVRAQNPEADVLIITPPPSFLPHHRLNTYVDEYAKSLVSYATLGQYAVWDLFQTLGGMHGVSKIYGKGLMNPDRVHYTTNGYQLQGNMLSNVLLNAFKEFNK
- the argS gene encoding arginine--tRNA ligase → MSLQQILTPSIHKAVQTLFDVTLDKVEFQATRKEFEGDITLVIFPLLKVIKSNPVELGNKIGTYLVENVAEVARFNVVSGFLNIVIADAYYLNFFNGIKDDNCYGFVTPSPDAKAVMVEYSSPNTNKPLHLGHVRNNLLGYSVAEIIKASGKKVYKTQIINDRGIHICKSMLAWQKFGNGATPESTGLKGDKLVGNYYVAFDKAYKEEINQLMSEGKTEEEAKKQAPILLEAQEMLLKWEAGDAAVKALWSTMNQWVYDGFATTYKNLGVDFDSYYYESNTYLLGKDVVQVGLDKGIFERDPDGSVWIDLTDEGLDRKIVLRSDGTAVYMTQDIGTAIQRVKDMSDVGGMVYTVGNEQDYHFKVLFLILKKLGFDWASSLYHLSYGMVDLPSGKMKSREGTVVDADDLMQEMTNTAQKIAEDLGKLDEYSAEEKAALYSTIGLGALKYYILKVDPKKRILFNPEESVDFAGNTGPFIQYTYARIQSIIRKAAFDFSAPSALNELNDKEKELIKQLELFPEVIQNGAQYHSPALIANYTYELVREYNSFYQAVSILGEEDQQKKIFRVQLSKKVADTIAAAFSLLGINVPERM
- a CDS encoding SGNH/GDSL hydrolase family protein; translation: MNTPKSYFFRSFLIILMAACFFLGLKEVLPKKIFAAAKGPSKNVLIDSMLIDAFESEPDSVAITPNDTMSDQKIVFEESFGVTFPEESMDSYKGYQYLIPFYERLYQLETSQNGKVRIAYFGDSMTDGDMIVQDVRAAFQNNFGGKGVGFVSITSESAASRGSVLHQFSENWKMQSYLNVKNPIRPFGVNGHVFFANDTNKDIWVKFGAGRARNTASLDNPTLFYGSSANTSGYISYQLEKDTINKSLTANNLLNTIVLKNGNMKALKVNFKNAQSVPIYGFNFDDGKGVHVDNFSQRGNSGIPISKFDPALMQAFQKKLNYNLIVLHYGTNVLNYGTKDYNWYARSMTKTVNRLREGFPGASILIVSTADKASKYKTEMKTDSAVVPLTNAQRNYALKTQSGFVNLYTLMGGDGSMVKWVEQEPAMANKDYTHFNIRGSKKVAGMIYDQIMNGYQEYKRLRRTIKTVKPVAPKDSVIAQPVVPKTEETDEN